The window ACTGGAACTACATCCCTATCCCGGCGCCGCTGCCGTTGGCCTCTGTCGGCTATAAACGGCTGACTTTCCAGGCCACCTATATTCCGGGTACCTATAACAACGGTAACGTGTTCTTCGCCTGGCTGCGCTGGCAGTTCTGAGTGGCGGCGGAAAATTACCTGAATTCCTAAAAAGGCCGCGGCCGACAGAGATAAAGGAACTTGTCCCTTTTGGCGGCGTCGGAAGAGATGACCCGGCGCATTGCGCTGATTGCACGCCGTTATTACAGGAGTTTTACCACCATGAACACCAAACATCGTTTACTGCTGGCGCTGACTTTGACCGCAACACTGGCCAGCGGCGCATCCCAGGCCGCCGGGCTGATGGACTCCCTCAGCAGCGCAGCCGGCGAGCTGAGCAAATCATCGGGCAGCGGTAACGGCGGCATGTCTCTTTCATCGCTGACCGGGCTGTTGAACGGCGGCGACAAAGCCTTGAGCTCCAACAGCATGACCAACGCCGCCGGCATTTTGCAGTACTGCGTGAAAAACAATGTGCTGTCGGCTAGCGGCACCGAAGGGGTTAAAGACCAATTGCTCAGCAAGTTGGGCATCAGCAGCACGGAAAACGCCAAAAGCGAGGGCTACCAGCAAGGGTTAGGCGGCCTGCTGCAGACCGGTGA is drawn from Serratia entomophila and contains these coding sequences:
- a CDS encoding DUF2501 domain-containing protein; this translates as MNTKHRLLLALTLTATLASGASQAAGLMDSLSSAAGELSKSSGSGNGGMSLSSLTGLLNGGDKALSSNSMTNAAGILQYCVKNNVLSASGTEGVKDQLLSKLGISSTENAKSEGYQQGLGGLLQTGEGKSLDLNNLGTAQITEKVKQKACDLVLKQGKSFIS